aattttaatgagtttATTGGAGCATTCaatgattcatgaattgggcagcaccAGACTACAAGTGGTTCAGTGCTCCACCAAAGGAGGTGAGAGAGGAAACTTTCATGAGATATTTGTGAAagtaagacaaagaaaatatgttttattggTTAAAGTGGAAAGTCCCTAGTTTGAGGTTAGTTTGGTGGTTTCTGATAGGTTAAGCTTaagttttgttttactgtttgcACTGAGTTGGGTTTCAGTTTGCTTTATGTAGGAATCCAAGGCACCAGAGCCATCTTTGACTAATGGCTgtccaattaatttttttcatcagtgaaaAAAGGGAAAGACTTTAGGTGTGCCTTGATTGGAGGCTGTTGGCTTGGGGAAGCTGTAGGCAGGGTAACTAGAAGTGGGGCAGCCTATTTGATTAACTGGGGGCACACACACATTTGGCTTTCTTGGTTGATCCTAAGTTGAAACTGGGGACAAAAATTAGGGGAGTTTTCAGTTATTAATCAagtcctggctattttttaatgtctctttttaaaaattttaatatttttatgttttaaacttctattttaggttcagggatacctgtgcaggtttgtcatataggTAACTTCataggtttgttgtatagattgtttcatcaccctggttctaagcctagtacccaacaattattttttctgctcctctaccttctcccaccctccaccctcaagtaagcccctgtgtctgttgtttccctctttttctccatgttttatcattatttagctctcacttataagggacaacatgcaatatttgtttttttgttactgcattagtttactaaggataatggcctccagctccatctatgttcctgcaaaggacatgatcttgttctttttcatggtcacatagtagtccatggtgtatatgtaccactttttaaaaatccagtctgccattgatgggcatttaggttgattccatgtctttgctattgtgaacatacacatgtatgtgttattatgatagaacaatttatatttctttgggtatatacccagtaatgggattgatgggttgaatgatagttctgtttttagctctttgaggaattgccatactgctttccacaaatTAGTTATACATGAATTGAACTGATTTTATTTAGTAATTGGTTCAATTAATATactagttgaactaatttacactctcaccaacagcgtataagtattctcttttctctgcagcttcactggtatctgttattttttgacgttttcataatagccattctgactggtgtgagatggtatctcattttgattttgatttgcatttctctaatgatcagtgatattgagctttttttcacatgctgtttggccacatgtatgtcttcttttgaaaagtgttcgtgtcctttgtctactttttaatgggctgtttgtttttttcttgtaaatttgtttaagttcctcgtagatgctggatattagacctttgtcagatgaatagttcgCAAATACTTTTCCCATaatatcttttgctgtgcagagaagctcttcagtttaattggatcccatttgtcaatttttgcttttgttgtggtTGCTTTTGGCCatttcattatgaaatctttgccagttcctatgtccagaatggtattggctagtttgccttccagggttttcatagttttgggttttacatttaaatctttaatccatctgagttgatttttgtatatggtataaggaaggggtccagtttcagtcttctgcatatggctagccagttatcctagcaccatttattgaataggaagtcttttccccactgcttgttttgtcagttttgtcaaggatcagatggttgtaggtgtgtagctttatttctgggttctccattctattccattggtctatgtgtctgtttttgtaccagtaccatgctgttttggttactgtagtcctgtagcatagtttgaagttcaGTAATGTCATATcctccagcttagttctttttgcttaggattgccttagctatttgggctcttttttgattctatATCAatttcattggtagtttgataggaatcacattgaatctgtaaattgctttggacaatatggccattttaatgatattgattcctcctatctatgagcatggaatgttcttctgtgttttgtaattctcattgtagagatctttcacctccctggtaagctgtattcctaggtattttattcttttgtggcaactgtgaatgggattgcattcctgatttggctcttagcCTGGCTGTTCTTggtttataggaatgctagtgatttttatacattgattttgtattctgaaactttgctaaagttgtttatcagctgaaggagcttttgggctgagactatgggattttcttgatatagaatcatgtcatccacaaacatggatagtttgacttctcttcctatttagatgccctttatttatgtctcttgcctgactgctttGAGTCCTGGCCATTTTGGGTTGATTGTTAAAGGGGCCATTGTTTGGCTTTCTGGCTTAAGGTAGCAATCTGACTTCCTGTAAGTCTGACTTACAGCAGGCTGGCTTACTATTTATTGATTAGCAGCTGGTTTCCTGAGCAGGTTGCTGCAGGTTCCAGGTCAGGATTCTATTTTCATATATGGTGTGGCCATAGTCCACTTGTATATTCAGTTTCTTTTAGCCAAATGCACAATTTCTAAAGAAACGCTGCTCTCAGCTACTATAGCTGAGTATGATGGGAATAAGAACACTTGGGCTGCATCCTCCTCCAACTACTCAGATGACAGATATCTGTAAAGACCCTTTGTAAATTCTAATATGCTCTACAGTTTTACAGTATTATAGCTATTGGGAAAGCAGCACAATGTTTGTTTTCCTCCCAGATTTACCATCAAATCATAGTGGCTCTAGTAGCTGTGTGAATGTGGGCAAGCTACTTAAacttctgagcctccattttcttcatttgtaagatCAGATTAATAATACCTGTGtcaaggttgtttttgttttttgatttttactttttcttatggAAAACTTCAAACATACAAAAGTGGAGTGACTGTCTTAGTCTGTGTTGCTATAAGAGAATATCTAAgggtgggtaatttatgaagaaaagaggtttatttggctcacagttctacaggctatataagaagcatggtgctgggaCCTGTTTGGCTTCTGGTGTGGGCCTCATGCTGCTTCcacccatggtggaaggcaaagaggagccagtgtgcagagatcacacggTGAAATCAAGGGAAGCAGGGCGGGGGGAGGTGCCAGACTCTTTGAAACAATcagctctcatgggaactaatagattgagaactcactcattaccatgatgacaatgatggcaccaagacattcatgagggatccgctcCCACGGCCTAAACACTTCCCgctagaccccacctccaacatagGGGATCAAATTTCAGCGTGAGGTTTGGAGGGTCAAATATGCAAACTATAGCAGACTAGAAGAAGGACTCCTTATTTAACTATTATCCTGTTTAGTAGTTATCAAATTATGGCCAATCTTATTTCATTTGTGCCTGTATCCACTTACCCCACCTGACTATCTTGAAATTTTAGATATTAAGTTATTTCATCTgtaaacttttcattttctatttctaaaagatGTTGTAAAAATTATCTGGTTTATTCTTATTGCCTATTTACCTTCCTATTTATACATCTAAATAGAATTAAAGTTAATTCTGTGGAATTAATACACCAAGTAATATTCAGAATACTAGTAGACACATCATTCATTCTCTGTAACTCTAGCACTTTCATTTACTTtagagatactttttttttttttttttgagacagcgtctcactctgttgccccggctagagtacagtggcactatctcggctcactgcaacctccgcctcccaggttcaagcaattctcctgcctcagcctcctaagtagctgggactacaggcacgcaccaccacgcccggctaatttttgtatttatagtagagatggggtttcactatattggccaggctggtctcgaactcctgacctcgtgatccgcccacctcagcctcccaaagtgctgagattacaggcatgagccaccgtgcccggctagaGATACTTTTTCATGTCTTGGGCATTTTGCTGATATCTGTGCACAATCCATTTCTCTTTTTGCTGCTTTCTTTGGTTTCATGTTGCCATCTCTGAGCAATGCTGAGTGTGTTTGTTTAGCATGAAGTATTGTCACAGATAAGGAATGCCTcttaaaaatataacaacaatATTTGCATTAATTATTCATTGCTGTGCAACAAATTACACCCAAAACTTAGAGGCTTGAAATAGCAATCCTTTATCATCTCTTATGGTTTctatgggtcaggaattcaggggGCATTTTGGTTGGGTGGTTAATGCATGGTGTCTCATGAGGGTGCTAGGTCTGCAGTTCTCTGAAGGCTTGACAGTGGCTGGAGGATCCACTTCTGAGGTGACTCTCACATGTCTGGTGAATTGGTTTTTCCATATGGGCCCCTCTGTAGCCTACTCAAGAGCATGGTGGCTGACTTTCCCAAGAGGGAGCAGCATGAGAGACTAGGGTGGAAGTTGCAcgccttttatgacctagcctctGAAATCACATGCCATCACTTCTGTCATATTTTATTGATCACACAGGCCAGTCCTGATTCATTGTGGGAGGCGACTACATAAGGGCATGAATTCCAGGAGCCACCGTGAGGGTTGGCTATGGCAATGCCATTAtcacatctcaaaaaataaatcgaAGAATTATATCCTAATAGTATCACTGTCCATATATTCTAAATTGTTTGCTTCAATCAGGATCCAAATAAGTTCCACATATTATAATTTGTCATATGTCTCTTAAGTCCCTTTTGATCCATAGATTCTCCTTTCcttgcttccttttttatttatgtaatttatttgtGAAACTCGTAGAAGTTTTTGATGAGGAACAACTGAGGTGATGTAGATAAAAACCTGCCATCATGAAGGCTTGCTGCTTGCCCACATGCTGACTTCACATGAGTTAGAGACAGGCTCCCCTTCCTCCAGAGAGGACATTGTTGCATAACTTGGACAATCTATGTATGACCCTTGATGGGATGTGCTGGCTCTGGGATGTGATAAGTAGCACCCAGCTTAACTTCACCTGAGAGGTGGTTCATTAATTCAAGCTTTTAAAGCCAGTGGTCAGAGCACATGAGTCCCATTAGAATCAGGAGAAGCTGCTGCTGCATAGATGAATCTCCTTGCTTTGTCCCAGCTCTTCTCAGGAAAGCTTTCAGGAAGTCTGAAGACCGCAGCCCAAACTGCAGCCACCCACACTTCCACCTGCTCACATGTTCCAGGTCCCAGGCACGCAGGCTACTGACAGCTGGCATGCTCCACCCCTGGCCGTACTCCCCAGATGAGCCTGCAGTGTCCACTTGGGAGCTGGGTTAGTTAAGAATCTGATTACTAGGATTCCTCTCAACTGTTTAAGAAATTGGGCCTCCAAGATTGGTGGACAGACAAAAGGAGTGGCCTCTGATGATGCCAGGACCATTGGCAGCAGGACAGGGCACAGTAGAGCACATACAAATGGGTACCAGTGATGGTTGTGTGCATGTGCTTTTCTGAGTGTGGGCCAGAGCCCATTTATGCGGGAGGGAGATCTCTACTGCCCACAATTTTCTTGGTTGCCCCGTCAGTAAGTTTATGTCTATGAAGAGCTTGTGGTGTGGTGCATTGTGCAGTGTACCTATACATGGCAGCACTGCTTGGACTAACTGGTTGTTTTCCCTTTTCACTGGTCTTTTCAAACCAGGATAAAGCCATATTAAGCTGAAGCATATCTGTTTCCCTTAAACAGATTCAGAATTCCTGGGCTCCCTGGGTGCATTCTATCATTCCAGTTGAAAGTTTGCTTCCTTCCTGTCATGTGGCTCTTCATACTACTCTCCTTGGCTCTCATTTCAGGTAGGATGGGGGACGGAACAGCTTCAGCCCTTTAAGCTGTGGCCTTTCCAGAGACTTTGCACTGAAGTCCTCACTTACTTGGAGTCCCTGCTGATTAGCTCAAACCATCTAAGGAGTGGGATGGGAAAATAAAAGGCGATGAAATTAGGTCTTGTCCATATTAGTTCTTGTTCTTAGCTTAGATAAGAGAGTTTGTGAGGAAATTGAAAAGCTTGACTAAAATGATGACTCTGCACtcgctttggcagcacatatactgaAATTAGAATGATACAGAGTAGATTAGCATGGCCCTtgtgcaaggatgacatgcaaattcattatgcattccatatttttccccagcatctccactaaaataaaataaaacgagagctctgtattttctcttttagttCACCCAggttcccccttcccccttctcccctcaaaaatatatgtgcacatatatgagGACACGACTTTCCCCTTTCCACTTGTGCTTGACCCCAAAGATGAGACTTGGAACACTGGCCTTTTCCCAGCTCTGTCTGACCTTCAGTTGTGTGGCATTTAGAGTTGCTGAACCTTTCTCTGGGTCAGCATTCATACTTATAAACTGAAGATCATGCTATCTTCTTTGTGGGGTTgttatgaaaacaaaatgttataaaGAACCTGAGCCTGCATCTTAATGGTCTTTGCTATACTTCTGGAAGGCTGAGAGAAGGATGGGCTCTGCTGTCTcatctcatctcctcttcttggTCGGACACTTTCCCCGCCATGGTCAAGCTGGACATGGTGTGCGTGACTTCCTCATTGTGCAATATCCTGAGATGATAGAGGTGCCTATGCTGGTCTTGTACGGAGGGAACATGAAGTTCTTATCCCCTAAAGACAGAACATGACTTCCTCTGTTTTCAGCCCTGTGCAGCCAGCAGAAGCTTCCAAACCTCACTTTCTTTCTGAGGGTGCTAAGGTGGGGTGGGAGCTAGGGACAGAGGGCCTCATAACAGTAAGCCTCAGGCTCTTGAAGGCCCTGGTCAAGCAATGGTAGGAGGCCTCCATATTTTACCCACCCTTAGGCCAGGGAAAAAAACTTCTCCAGGGTTGctttattagtttgctagggctgtaataacaacaacagcaacgaAACCACAGTCTGGGCGGctgaaacaatggaaatttatttccttATGTTATGAAGGTGgtaagttcaagatcaaggcatctGGCAAGTTTGGTTTCATTTTGAGGTCATCTCTTGGTTTGCAGATGACTgccttctggctgtgtcctcatgGGCCATTCTGCTGTTTGTATTGTCAGTGTCTTAATCTCTCCATCAGCTGAATTGAATTAAGGACTACCCCAATGACCTTATGTTAACTTAGTTATCTCTTTAAAGGCCTTATatccaaacacagtcacattctggGGTCACTGGAGGTTAGGACTGAAACATATGAGTTTTGAAGGGGACATAGTTCAGCCCATAACAGTTGCCAGTCAAAAAGAGGCAAAAATCAGCCTCCTATTCTTTAATTAATTATCCTTCAGGAGGGCAGGAGCTGCAATGTTTTGAGAGAGCAATGGTTcctgggtgtgtgcatgtgtgcgtgtgtgtgtgttttcacagATGCCATGGTCATGGATGAAAAGGTCAAGGAAAGCTTTGTGCTGGACACGGCTTCTGCCATCTGCAACTACAATGCCCGCTACAAGGATCACCCCAAATACTGGTGCCGAGGCTATTTCCGTGACTACTGCAACATCATCGCCTTCTCCCCTAACAGCACCAACCATGTGGCCCTGAGGGACACAGGGAACGAGCTCATTGTCACTATGTCCTGCCTGACCAAAGAGGACACGGGCTGGTACTGGTGTGGCATCCAGCGGGACTTTGCCAGGGATGAGATGGATTTTACAGAGCTGATTGTAACTGACAACAAAGGAACCCTGGCCAATGACTTTTGGTCTGGGAAAGGTAAGGAGCCTGCCTGGGGTCTGGCTAGATGTGACCCACAGCCATGGGTGTTTGCTGCTAAGAGAGCACTCTCTGAAGCCAGTGAGCCCCAACTCAGACTCCCACTGGGTACTTTGGGCCTGCCTgacctctctcttcctccagcaAACATAGAGTGGTCATTAACAGTGCTGGGGAATAGCTGGAAGCTGGGGACAAGGAGGATGTCTGTGCCCTGGGGCACTTTTAGAACTTCTCTTCCCTTGCAGCAATCTGGTTTAAGGACCTTAGAAGAGGCTGACAGGGTCTAATAGACATGAGATCTTTATGTTGAAAGGCTTTGAAGTTGTTATTAAATGTCtgtgtgagaatcgcttgaaccaggcggcagaggttgcagtgagccaagattgcgccactgcactccagcctgggcgatagagtgagactcagtctcaaaaaaaaaaaaaagtctgtgtgtCTTGTGGGTCTAGAATCTTGAAGATTAGATTCTTGAGAGGTGTCCGAGGCTGGAAAAAATGACCCATGTGCCTGGTAACTGTcaacttaaataatttaataatatacggaggtagccaggtgcggtggctcactcctgtgatcccagcgctttgggaggctgaggcgggtggattgctagagcccaggagtttaagaccagcctgggcaacatggagaaagcccgtccctacaaaaaatacaaaaattagctggatgtggtggtgcctgcctgtagtcccagctacttgggaggctgagatgggaggatcatctgagtccagggaggttgaggctgcagtgagccgtgattgcaccactgcacttcagcctggatgacagaataagaccctgtctcaaaaaataataataataatttacagaTGTAAATATCGTGGTCCAACTAGTAAGCACCTATTTTGCTTTTAAGGAATGTGCAGTTTATATTTGGAGACCACTGGGAAGGTGTGGGTGGAACTGGAACCCATAGCAGAAAAGTCTGAGTTAACAAATTACGACTCTTGGCTGGAGCTAAGACATAGGATTTCCAGATGTTCACTCAGGTTCCTTCTGTTGAATGATGAAAATCTCCTTTTGCACCAGAAAACCTCTGTCTCTCAGACAGAGGACTTATGGAAGGCACTAgcctatctttctttctttcttttttttttctctttcccctgtGCCTTCTTCTTGTTTCCATTTCTAGAAAGGATGTCCTTTTCTATCACAGTCCAGAGCACAATGCTGGTAGGAAAACAAACCAGAAGGGCTTAAGGGGTGCCCTTGGAAACCTATCCTCATGCTAGAAAGAGAGTTTTGCTAACACTTGACCAGTTAGTGATTGATTCAGCAAGCATCTTACAGAATGTAACATCGTTCACACCCACAGTGTTTCTACTTTGTGTGGTTCTGCTTTTACTTAACTGTGCAACTTGACCTGAATCTTAGGCTCAGATAAGAGAACGTTCCCACCTGAATATACTCCTTAGTTTAACTGAAACACAGACCTCTCCCACATCTTATCAGAGGGGGCATCATAGGTGGTCGTGGTGCCACTGCTCCCATTGGGTTTTGGTGGCTGTCATAAGAAAAACATGGCAATTACATCACCAAATGAGCAGTTCTTTAAGGATAGGATTGGTCCTCCTGTGCCTCTGGCATCCCCTCCTATGGGGAGGAGACCTCAGTTTGGGACTCTAACCATGGGCCACTTCTAGTCTATGTGGGGCCTTTGTTCAAATCTGGAAAAGGAGCCCCTTCCTTCAGGTGCATGGAGTCCAGTGGTAGGGTGCATGGCCTGGCAAGCAGAGTGTGGGCTAAATGTTGGCCCCTGCTTGTCCCCTCAGCCTTGTTCCCTGTGCAGGGCACATTTATACAACTGTATGTGGTGCTTCTGCTTTACTCTGAAGTCAACCAAGGGACTCACTCTCTGGAGATAGAATGACAGGCAGAGctgcagctgggaggcagaggcaggacctGGCTATGGGCCTCACCTGACTTAACAAATCCTTTCTGATTCAGACCTATCAGGCAACAAAACCAGAAGCTGCAAGGCTCCCAAAGTTGTGCACAAGGCTGACCGCTCCAGGTGAGTCATAGTCTCAGCAGATGAATGGGCTTGGGGCGGTGGGGTGGAGGTAGGGGCTGGGGTGGCAACAGTATGATATGACAGTTGATTTGCACTGACAACTTTTCTACTGCACATTATTTCTCCA
This portion of the Pongo abelii isolate AG06213 chromosome 1, NHGRI_mPonAbe1-v2.0_pri, whole genome shotgun sequence genome encodes:
- the ADORA3 gene encoding adenosine receptor A3 isoform X4, whose amino-acid sequence is MPNNSTALSLASVTYITMEIFIGLCAIVGNVLVICVVKLNPSLQTTTFYFIVSLALADIAVGVLVMPLAIVVSLGITIHFYSCLFMTCLLLIFTHASIMSLLAIAVDRYLRVKLTVRFRIPGLPGCILSFQLKVCFLPVMWLFILLSLALISDAMVMDEKVKESFVLDTASAICNYNARYKDHPKYWCRGYFRDYCNIIAFSPNSTNHVALRDTGNELIVTMSCLTKEDTGWYWCGIQRDFARDEMDFTELIVTDNKGTLANDFWSGKDLSGNKTRSCKAPKVVHKADRSRTPILIICILIMGLGIITIISHLTKRRRSQRNRRVGNSLKPFSRVLTPKEMTPTEQM
- the ADORA3 gene encoding adenosine receptor A3 isoform X2 is translated as MEGTPAGPIEQKEARWESSWEEQPDWTLGCPSPESQFRIPGLPGCILSFQLKVCFLPVMWLFILLSLALISDAMVMDEKVKESFVLDTASAICNYNARYKDHPKYWCRGYFRDYCNIIAFSPNSTNHVALRDTGNELIVTMSCLTKEDTGWYWCGIQRDFARDEMDFTELIVTDNKGTLANDFWSGKDLSGNKTRSCKAPKVVHKADRSRTPILIICILIMGLGIITIISHLTKRRRSQRNRRVGNSLKPFSRVLTPKEMTPTEQM